A region of the Streptomyces sp. NBC_00442 genome:
CGGCCGCGTAAGGCCATGAGTCCCCCTCGAAGGCATCAAGAGCCGCCAAAATAGGGGCTGCGAACTGGCCATGACAAGGGGTCGGACGAACAGAGAACGGCGCTCGGACCGGGGCAGGACTTTCGGCACCCGTGTCGGGCACCCGGTCCATCCCGTCTGACGTGGTGCGTTACATAGGGTGGGCCGCAACCGCGCGTCGTGACGGTTGCTCGTGGCGCCGCGAACCCCGAGGATCCAGGAGCACACGCATGAGTGGAACAGCCCAGATCGGCGTCACCGGACTCGCGGTCATGGGCCGCAACCTCGCCCGCAACTTCGCGCGCAACGGTTTCACGGTCGCCGTGCACAACCGGACGGCCGCCAAGACCCGCGCGCTGGTCGAGGAGTTCGGTTCCGAGGGCAGCTTCGTCGCGGCCGAGTCGCCGGAGGATTTCGTCGCGGCCCTGGAGCGGCCGCGCCGTCTCGTCGTCATGGTCAAGGCGGGCGACCCGACGGACGCGGTCATCCAGGAGTTCGCCCCGCTCCTCGACAAGGGCGACGTCATCATCGACGGCGGCAACGCCCACTTCGAGGACACCCGCAGGCGCGAGCGCGAGCTGCGCGAGCGCGGCATCCACTTCGTCGGCGTCGGAATCTCCGGCGGCGAGGAGGGCGCGCTGAACGGCCCCAGCATCATGCCGGGAGGATCGGCCGAGTCGTACAAGTCCCTCGGACCGCTCCTTGAGCGGATCGCGGCGAAGGCCCCCGACGGCGCGCCGTGCGTCACCCACGTGGGTCCCGATGGCGCGGGCCACTTCGTGAAGATGGTGCACAACGGCATCGAGTACGCCGACATGCAGCTCATCGCGGAGGCGTACCACCTGCTGCGCGCGGTCGCGGGCTACTCCCCCGAGAAGATCGCCGAGACGTTCCGGGGCTGGAACACCGGCCGTCTCGACTCGTATCTGATCGAGATCACGGCCGAGGTCCTCGCGCACGTCGACGCCGGGACGGGCAAGCCGTTCGTCGATGTGGTCGAGGACGAGGCCGAGCAGAAGGGGACCGGGCGCTGGACGGTGCAGATCGCCCTCGACCTCGGGGTCCCCGTCTCGGGCATCGCCGAGGCCGTGTTCGCCCGCTCCCTCTCGGGCCACGCCGAACTGCGGGAGGCGGCCCGCTCGCTGAACGGACCCACGGCGGACCCGCTCGGCGCGGCGGAGGCCGCGGAGTTCGCCGCGCAGGTGGAGCAGGCGCTGTACGCGTCGAAGATCGTGTCCTACACGCAGGGCTTCCACCAGGTCCAGGCGGGCAGCCAGAACTACGACTGGGACGTCGACCCCGGCACGGTCGCGGCCATCTGGCGCGCGGGCTGCATCATCCGGGCCGCGTTCCTCGACCGGATCCGGGCCGCCTACGACGGACAGCCCGACCTGCCGAGCCTGCTCTCGGACAAGCACTTCGCCGACGAAATCGGCGCCGCCCAGGACGACTGGCGTGCGGTGATCGTGGCGGCGGCCCGCCAGGGCGTTCCGGTGCCGGGCTTCTCGGCGGCGCTCGCCTACTACGACGCGCTGCGCGCCGAGCGCCTCCCGGCGGCGCTCACGCAGGGTCAGCGCGACTTCTTCGGCGCGCACACCTACCGTCGCACCGACCGGGAGGGCTCGTTCCACACGCTGTGGGGCGGGGACCGGTCCGAGGTGAGCGCCGGCTGACGAGCCGGCGGGGGCCGGCCCGGGGCGAGCGCCGGCCGACGAGCGCCCCGGCCGGACCCGCTGGGCCGC
Encoded here:
- the gndA gene encoding NADP-dependent phosphogluconate dehydrogenase, which translates into the protein MSGTAQIGVTGLAVMGRNLARNFARNGFTVAVHNRTAAKTRALVEEFGSEGSFVAAESPEDFVAALERPRRLVVMVKAGDPTDAVIQEFAPLLDKGDVIIDGGNAHFEDTRRRERELRERGIHFVGVGISGGEEGALNGPSIMPGGSAESYKSLGPLLERIAAKAPDGAPCVTHVGPDGAGHFVKMVHNGIEYADMQLIAEAYHLLRAVAGYSPEKIAETFRGWNTGRLDSYLIEITAEVLAHVDAGTGKPFVDVVEDEAEQKGTGRWTVQIALDLGVPVSGIAEAVFARSLSGHAELREAARSLNGPTADPLGAAEAAEFAAQVEQALYASKIVSYTQGFHQVQAGSQNYDWDVDPGTVAAIWRAGCIIRAAFLDRIRAAYDGQPDLPSLLSDKHFADEIGAAQDDWRAVIVAAARQGVPVPGFSAALAYYDALRAERLPAALTQGQRDFFGAHTYRRTDREGSFHTLWGGDRSEVSAG